Proteins encoded by one window of Polaribacter haliotis:
- the trxB gene encoding thioredoxin-disulfide reductase, with protein MSENIEKIKCLIIGSGPAGYTAAIYAARADMKPVMYTGMQMGGQLTTTTEVDNFPGYAEGTDGTAMMEDLKKQAERFGTEVRFGLVTKVDLSEEVGGIHKIIVDENKHIEAETVIISTGATAKYLGLESEQRLIGGGVSACATCDGFFYKGQDVVVVGAGDTAAEEATYLANICSKVTILVRKDYMKASKAMQHRVNKTKNIEVLYNTEIDEVLGTNVVEGVRAINNQTKETFEIPVTGVFIAIGHTPNSDLFKGVLDMDETGYLITKGKTTKTNLPGVFAAGDIQDKEYRQAVTAAGTGCMAALDAERYLGALE; from the coding sequence ATGTCAGAAAATATAGAAAAAATAAAATGCTTAATTATTGGATCAGGACCTGCAGGTTACACAGCCGCTATTTATGCAGCAAGAGCAGATATGAAACCAGTAATGTATACAGGAATGCAAATGGGAGGTCAATTAACAACGACTACAGAAGTTGATAATTTTCCAGGTTATGCTGAAGGTACAGATGGAACTGCAATGATGGAAGATCTAAAAAAACAAGCAGAACGTTTTGGAACAGAAGTTCGTTTTGGATTGGTTACAAAAGTAGATTTAAGCGAAGAAGTTGGTGGAATTCACAAAATTATTGTGGACGAAAACAAACATATTGAGGCAGAAACTGTAATTATTTCTACAGGAGCAACTGCAAAATATTTAGGATTAGAAAGTGAACAACGTTTAATTGGTGGAGGTGTTTCTGCATGTGCAACTTGCGACGGATTTTTCTATAAAGGACAAGATGTAGTAGTGGTTGGAGCAGGAGATACTGCTGCAGAAGAAGCAACTTATTTAGCAAATATTTGTAGTAAAGTAACCATTTTGGTTCGTAAAGATTATATGAAAGCATCTAAAGCGATGCAGCATAGAGTAAATAAAACTAAAAATATTGAAGTATTATATAATACTGAAATAGACGAAGTTTTAGGAACAAATGTAGTGGAAGGTGTTAGAGCAATTAATAATCAGACAAAAGAAACTTTTGAAATTCCTGTAACAGGAGTTTTTATTGCAATTGGACATACACCAAATTCCGACTTATTTAAAGGAGTTTTAGATATGGACGAAACAGGTTATTTAATTACGAAAGGAAAAACGACAAAAACGAATTTACCAGGAGTTTTTGCAGCTGGAGATATCCAAGATAAAGAATACAGACAAGCAGTTACTGCAGCAGGTACAGGTTGTATGGCTGCTTTAGATGCAGAGCGTTATTTAGGAGCTTTGGAATAG
- a CDS encoding c-type cytochrome has translation MKKIGIVILFSFLIFSFQTKKDEYIVVNQDSKFVESIKRGKDVYEDMCVSCHSGNGEGKRKAYPPLAKSDYLMKNREESIRAIKFGLKGKIIVNGVQYKRSMARLGLDNDEVADVMNYITNSWGNKNDKMITEKEVENISKE, from the coding sequence ATGAAAAAAATAGGAATTGTAATTTTATTTAGTTTTTTGATATTTTCATTTCAAACTAAAAAAGATGAATATATTGTTGTAAATCAGGATTCAAAATTTGTAGAAAGCATTAAAAGAGGGAAAGATGTTTATGAAGATATGTGTGTTTCTTGCCATTCAGGAAATGGAGAAGGAAAACGAAAAGCATATCCGCCATTGGCGAAATCTGACTATTTAATGAAAAATAGAGAAGAAAGCATAAGAGCAATAAAATTTGGTCTAAAAGGCAAGATTATTGTAAATGGAGTTCAATATAAAAGAAGCATGGCAAGATTGGGTTTAGACAATGATGAGGTTGCAGATGTTATGAATTATATTACCAATTCTTGGGGAAATAAAAACGATAAAATGATTACTGAAAAAGAAGTCGAAAATATTTCTAAAGAGTAA
- a CDS encoding KTSC domain-containing protein, with translation MKRIKQYKKLFNVEGAIDLKDLKKTYRGLVKEWHPDKFLEEDKKEEAEIKSTEIIDGYHFLVSIAPETKEANLDAYKKTITEFQVADWHHKSMLLEVTFTDGNSYEYFGVSKILFGKFVNAKSMNNFGKRNIFNSFTYRKSMKASVNA, from the coding sequence ATGAAGCGCATAAAACAATACAAAAAACTTTTTAACGTAGAAGGAGCTATCGATTTAAAAGATCTTAAAAAAACCTACAGAGGTTTAGTCAAAGAATGGCATCCTGATAAATTTTTAGAAGAAGACAAAAAAGAGGAAGCAGAAATTAAAAGTACAGAAATTATTGATGGTTACCACTTTTTAGTAAGTATTGCTCCTGAAACAAAAGAAGCAAATTTAGATGCTTACAAAAAGACAATTACAGAGTTTCAAGTAGCAGATTGGCATCATAAAAGTATGTTGTTAGAAGTTACTTTTACAGATGGAAATTCTTACGAATACTTTGGTGTAAGTAAAATTTTATTCGGAAAATTTGTAAACGCAAAATCTATGAATAACTTCGGTAAAAGAAATATTTTTAATTCTTTTACTTACAGAAAATCTATGAAAGCTTCTGTAAACGCTTAA
- a CDS encoding PQQ-dependent sugar dehydrogenase, producing the protein MKYSYLLLISFLMLFSSCYSQKSKEKNYEVIVADLDIPWGFTFLPDNSILITEKEGQLIHFKDGKKIEIKGMPEVTLRGQGGLLDIELHPNFKENNRVYFTYASSEGEGKGANTALMSAELKNNKLINKQVLYKATPNSRKGQHFGSRIVFDAQNRVYFSVGDRGNRDENPQDITRDGGKIYRLNDDGTIPEDNPFVNEENAKKAIFSYGHRNPQGMEINPFTNEIWSHEHGPKGGDEINIIKKGKNYGWPVISYGVNYSGSKFTEITKKEGMEQPLHYWTPSIAPSGMAFVNSDKYPNWKGNLLVGSLKFQYITVCTLKDGKVMKEEKILEGLGRVRSIEQGIYGFLYAGIEGVGIVRINP; encoded by the coding sequence ATGAAATATTCTTATCTCTTATTAATCAGTTTTTTAATGTTGTTTTCTTCTTGTTATTCACAAAAATCAAAAGAAAAAAACTACGAAGTTATAGTTGCAGATCTCGATATTCCATGGGGATTTACTTTCTTGCCAGACAATTCAATATTAATTACTGAAAAAGAAGGACAATTAATTCATTTTAAAGATGGAAAAAAGATAGAAATTAAAGGAATGCCAGAAGTTACGTTGCGTGGTCAAGGAGGTTTGTTAGATATAGAATTGCACCCAAATTTTAAAGAAAATAATCGAGTTTATTTTACATATGCTTCCTCTGAAGGTGAAGGTAAAGGAGCAAATACTGCTTTAATGAGTGCTGAATTAAAAAATAACAAACTCATCAACAAACAAGTTTTATACAAAGCAACACCAAATAGTAGAAAAGGACAACATTTTGGCTCTCGAATTGTTTTTGATGCACAAAATCGTGTGTATTTTAGTGTTGGAGATAGAGGAAATAGAGATGAGAATCCGCAAGATATTACCAGAGATGGTGGTAAAATTTATAGATTAAATGACGATGGAACAATTCCTGAAGACAATCCTTTTGTAAATGAAGAGAATGCTAAAAAAGCAATTTTTAGTTACGGACATAGGAATCCTCAAGGAATGGAAATAAATCCGTTTACGAACGAAATTTGGTCTCATGAACATGGTCCAAAAGGTGGTGATGAAATAAATATTATTAAAAAAGGAAAAAATTATGGTTGGCCAGTAATTAGTTATGGAGTTAATTATTCAGGATCAAAATTTACAGAAATCACTAAAAAAGAAGGCATGGAACAACCTTTACATTATTGGACACCATCGATTGCACCAAGTGGAATGGCTTTTGTAAATTCTGATAAATATCCGAATTGGAAAGGTAATTTATTAGTTGGCTCACTAAAGTTTCAATATATTACTGTTTGTACTTTAAAAGATGGAAAAGTAATGAAAGAAGAGAAAATTTTAGAAGGTTTAGGAAGAGTTCGTTCGATAGAACAAGGAATTTATGGTTTTTTGTATGCTGGAATTGAAGGTGTTGGAATTGTAAGAATTAATCCATAA
- a CDS encoding glycoside hydrolase family 2 TIM barrel-domain containing protein — protein sequence MKKFKYIFLFISIILLNSCNDKEITVLEKTNFNENWFFTNSENLDDNNYLQTVNFSDWDSITLPHTPKIEPKIVNNQWQGISWYAKTFLLSDEMKNKKLFLNFEGAMNIAEVWINNKKLIKHQGGYLPFTVDFTDDAIFDKENTIHVKLNNKDNPITGPKPLKTLDFNTYGGIYRNVWLVAKNKLYITEPILENKIANGGIFVTFPEVSNEKAVINIKTHIKNETGKTASLLIRNTLIDNGKEVISVNTKNYDLDSKSNQQIATNLNVQQPKLWSPKSPNLYDLKTEIIQNGQIIDSEITRIGIKTMKFVGQDFYLNGEKTFLRGINRHQEYPYVGYALSDNANYRDAKKIKDAGFDYVRLSHYPQSTSFMNACDALGLVTIDAILGWQYFSEDKDFQNHVFKTARDLIRRDRNHASVIAWEVSLNESWMPEPFIDKLTKIAKEEYPTDQCFTAGWQSYGYDIYLQARQHRLKHYDADLKKPYNVSEYGDWEYYAMNAGLNQDDWSGLLQQERSSRQLRSAGERALLQQATNIQEAHNDNLNTPAFADGYWVMYDYNRGYADDLEASGIMDVFRIPKPAYYFYQSQRDAKDPFGKPMVYIANNWRKNSSLNIRIFSNCEEVELFLNGESLGRKKPTINTVSNNLNHPPFTFELPKYVAGKLEAKGFLNDKIVANYTVNSPEKASKIKIEFDLSGREIDENNNDLIFVYANIMDENETLITDVVDKIKFELTGNAQLIGENPVNIEAGIATILLKTNKNTQNIEIKAKTIDANLASSSKIK from the coding sequence ATGAAAAAATTCAAATATATATTTTTATTTATCAGCATAATTTTATTGAATAGTTGTAATGACAAAGAAATTACAGTTTTAGAAAAAACGAATTTTAACGAAAATTGGTTTTTTACAAATTCAGAAAATTTAGACGATAATAATTATTTACAAACTGTAAATTTTAGCGATTGGGATTCTATTACATTGCCTCATACACCCAAAATAGAGCCTAAAATTGTAAATAATCAATGGCAAGGAATTTCTTGGTATGCTAAAACATTTTTACTTTCTGATGAAATGAAAAATAAAAAATTATTCTTGAATTTCGAAGGCGCTATGAATATTGCCGAAGTTTGGATTAATAACAAGAAACTCATAAAACATCAAGGTGGATATTTACCTTTTACTGTCGATTTTACAGACGATGCTATTTTTGATAAGGAAAATACAATTCATGTGAAATTAAATAATAAAGACAATCCTATAACAGGACCAAAACCCTTAAAAACTTTAGATTTTAACACATATGGTGGTATTTATAGAAATGTTTGGTTAGTTGCTAAAAACAAGCTTTATATTACTGAGCCTATTTTAGAAAACAAGATCGCAAATGGAGGAATTTTTGTGACTTTCCCTGAAGTTTCTAATGAGAAAGCTGTCATCAACATAAAAACGCATATTAAAAATGAAACTGGTAAAACTGCTTCCTTGTTAATTAGAAATACGCTAATTGATAATGGAAAAGAGGTGATTTCTGTAAATACCAAAAATTATGATTTAGATTCGAAGAGCAATCAACAAATAGCTACTAATTTAAATGTACAACAACCTAAATTATGGTCGCCAAAATCACCTAATTTATATGATTTAAAAACAGAAATCATTCAAAATGGACAAATTATTGATTCAGAAATAACGCGAATCGGAATTAAAACGATGAAATTTGTGGGTCAGGATTTTTATTTGAATGGAGAAAAAACTTTTTTAAGAGGCATAAATCGTCATCAAGAATATCCTTATGTTGGGTATGCACTTTCAGACAATGCAAATTATCGAGATGCAAAAAAAATAAAAGATGCTGGTTTCGATTACGTTCGCTTATCTCATTACCCACAAAGCACTTCTTTTATGAATGCTTGTGATGCCTTAGGTTTGGTTACTATTGACGCTATTTTAGGTTGGCAGTATTTTAGCGAAGACAAAGATTTTCAAAACCATGTTTTTAAAACTGCAAGAGATTTAATTCGAAGAGATAGAAATCACGCATCTGTAATTGCATGGGAAGTTTCTTTAAACGAATCTTGGATGCCAGAACCTTTTATCGATAAATTAACAAAAATTGCGAAAGAAGAATATCCTACAGACCAATGTTTTACTGCTGGTTGGCAATCTTATGGTTATGATATTTATCTACAAGCGCGTCAACATCGCTTAAAACATTACGATGCCGATTTAAAAAAACCATACAACGTTTCTGAATATGGAGATTGGGAATATTATGCCATGAATGCAGGGTTGAATCAAGATGATTGGAGTGGATTATTGCAACAAGAACGTTCAAGTAGGCAATTGCGTTCTGCTGGCGAAAGAGCACTTTTGCAACAAGCAACCAATATTCAAGAAGCACATAACGATAATTTAAATACACCCGCTTTTGCAGATGGTTATTGGGTAATGTACGATTATAATAGAGGGTATGCAGACGATTTAGAAGCTTCTGGAATTATGGATGTTTTTAGAATTCCAAAACCTGCTTATTATTTTTATCAAAGTCAGCGAGATGCCAAGGATCCTTTTGGAAAACCAATGGTTTATATTGCAAATAATTGGCGAAAAAACAGTTCTTTAAATATCCGAATTTTTAGTAATTGCGAAGAAGTTGAGTTGTTTTTAAATGGAGAAAGTTTAGGAAGAAAAAAACCTACTATTAATACTGTTTCTAATAACTTAAACCATCCACCTTTTACATTTGAATTACCAAAATATGTGGCAGGAAAATTGGAAGCAAAAGGTTTTTTAAATGATAAAATTGTAGCAAACTACACTGTGAATAGTCCAGAAAAAGCATCAAAAATTAAAATTGAATTCGATTTAAGTGGTCGTGAAATTGACGAAAATAATAATGATTTAATTTTTGTTTATGCAAATATTATGGATGAAAATGAAACATTAATTACTGATGTTGTTGATAAAATTAAATTCGAATTAACTGGAAATGCTCAATTGATTGGCGAAAACCCAGTAAATATTGAAGCAGGAATTGCTACTATTTTATTGAAAACAAATAAAAATACCCAAAACATAGAAATAAAAGCAAAAACGATAGATGCTAACTTAGCATCTTCATCAAAAATAAAATAG